A section of the Caballeronia sp. M1242 genome encodes:
- the hslV gene encoding ATP-dependent protease subunit HslV, whose protein sequence is MEQFHGTTIVSVRRGGKVALGGDGQVTLGNIVMKGGAKKVRRIYGGKVLVGFAGGTADAFSLLDRFEAKLEKHQGNLTRAAVELAKDWRTDRMLRRLEAMLIAADAQATLVITGNGDVLDPENGICAIGSGGAYAQAAAQALAENTELSPRDIVEKALTIAGDMCIYTNHNRVIETIE, encoded by the coding sequence ATTTCACGGCACGACCATCGTCTCCGTGCGACGCGGCGGCAAAGTCGCGTTGGGCGGCGATGGTCAGGTGACGCTCGGCAACATCGTCATGAAGGGCGGCGCCAAGAAAGTGCGCCGCATCTATGGCGGCAAGGTGCTGGTCGGCTTCGCCGGCGGCACGGCCGACGCGTTCTCGCTGCTGGATCGCTTCGAAGCGAAGCTCGAAAAACATCAGGGCAATCTGACGCGCGCCGCCGTCGAACTGGCGAAAGACTGGCGCACCGACCGCATGCTGCGCCGTCTCGAAGCCATGCTGATCGCCGCCGACGCGCAGGCCACGCTCGTCATCACCGGCAACGGCGACGTGCTCGATCCCGAAAACGGCATCTGCGCGATCGGCTCGGGTGGCGCGTACGCGCAAGCCGCCGCGCAGGCGCTTGCGGAGAACACCGAGCTTTCGCCGCGCGATATCGTCGAGAAGGCGCTGACCATCGCCGGCGACATGTGCATCTACACCAATCACAATCGCGTCATCGAGACGATCGAATAA